CATCACTGCCGACACCCAAGGTGGCATGGTCGATATTCACGACCGCCGGCCGGTGGTCCTGGCGCCGGACCTGGCCCGGGAATGGCTCGATCCAGCCACGCCGAAGGAGCGCGCCGAACAGATGGCCTTGCACCAGGGTGAGCCCGCCGACGCCTTCGAATGGTTCAGAGTCAGCACCGCCATCGGCAACGTCAGGAACCACGGGGCGGAACTGATAGAGCCTACGACCAAACCCGCCGGGGGCGATGTGGTGAACAACGGCTGATGATTGACAGGCCTCCCTATCGAGCCCGGCCCGGCACCGGGATTCTTCTATCTATACAGCGACCCACCTTGGTATCGTTGCGCCGCTATTCGGCAGGCAGCAAGGAAGCGGTGAGGAATGCATAAATGGAAAACTCTAGTGTTCGTCATCCTGGCATTGACCGGTGCTCAAGCCGCGGCGGAAAACAAGGGCTCCTATCAAAACTCGATGATGATGATAACACTGGCTCCAACCTTGCTTCTTTCAGGAACAACCGGACTATCTGAGCTGGCGGTGAAGCAATTCCAGCCTGCCAAGGCTGATGCACTGGCATTCGTAGGCTCAAATGGCGAGATTCGCGGCGCTCAATTCGAGCAAGCCGTTCGCTACTACCACTCGGCCTATGGCCAGCCGTACATGACCGACGAACAACTGGCCCTGGCAATCGCTACTACGCTCTGAAGTCTGTTCTCCTGGCATCACGTGCAGCGGCACAGGACTTCATCAAAGTCATGCCTGAAATAAAACCAGCCTCCCCACAGCACTTTCCTCAAGTTCCAGCGGACGGTTAGCCAAGCCGCGTTAGCGTAATTCAGCAGGCGCCTCCATGAGTTCTGTCAGTGGCCGAACAGGATTGGCCTGCACGCGTTCAAAAAGAGGCGGGGTTTTACCTTCCATTCGATAGATGCACGCCTTGATCAGCCGCCCCT
This genomic stretch from Pseudomonas sp. Os17 harbors:
- a CDS encoding DUF2388 domain-containing protein; translated protein: MHKWKTLVFVILALTGAQAAAENKGSYQNSMMMITLAPTLLLSGTTGLSELAVKQFQPAKADALAFVGSNGEIRGAQFEQAVRYYHSAYGQPYMTDEQLALAIATTL